The following are encoded in a window of Nitrospirota bacterium genomic DNA:
- a CDS encoding FGGY family carbohydrate kinase: protein MSQGCFIGIDQGSSATKAVVLSAAGQLLFNTRKDLPPPFRDGLRIEQDPRQMLVFVREALDECIQQVRGSGVSVLGIGLSCQRSSCLIWNESTGEPLSPLISWRDTRGADIVSDLAGQGPMIFKTTGLPLTPYYSASKFRWMRDNLAEGKQAMVVFGTLSSFLAQQLTKNKQALIDHTNAARTQLMNIHTLSWDDGLIGTFGLTGIRLPEIRPTAHEYGRVRTAAGAIPLLACLGDQQAAMLGLGVLKEGDGGINYGTGGFLMANTGGTLVPAPGLMASVYYSNDREQQYLLEGSVNAVGEALEWVRSRLGLFKEYSEVDDLCWKAATHVTAFIGLNGIGAPHWEAEMASAFHGLELESTSADMVRAVVEGFAFFMKDIAEVMRTAGVNPDSFTLSGGLSSLSYLVQIQTDILGREIRINPVQEASALGAAFLAGMQQGAWTADDISRMTAQGEIVRGETNPGLTKRYLQWKELHRMTRELEKR from the coding sequence ATGTCGCAGGGATGTTTTATCGGCATAGACCAGGGAAGCAGCGCGACCAAGGCTGTCGTACTGAGCGCGGCCGGGCAGCTTTTGTTCAATACGCGAAAGGACCTTCCCCCGCCGTTTCGCGACGGCCTGCGCATCGAGCAGGACCCCCGGCAGATGCTGGTTTTCGTCCGGGAGGCGCTGGACGAATGCATTCAACAGGTCCGGGGTTCCGGCGTCTCCGTCCTCGGCATCGGGTTGTCGTGCCAGCGGTCATCCTGCCTTATCTGGAACGAATCAACCGGTGAACCATTATCCCCTCTGATCAGTTGGCGTGATACGCGCGGAGCGGACATCGTCAGTGATCTCGCTGGGCAGGGACCGATGATCTTCAAGACAACAGGGCTCCCGCTCACACCCTACTATTCAGCATCGAAGTTCCGCTGGATGCGCGACAATCTTGCTGAGGGAAAACAGGCCATGGTGGTGTTCGGCACGCTCAGCAGCTTCCTGGCGCAGCAGCTCACCAAGAACAAACAGGCCTTGATTGACCATACCAACGCGGCCCGGACACAGCTGATGAACATTCACACGCTCTCCTGGGACGACGGGTTGATCGGGACCTTCGGACTCACGGGTATCCGGCTTCCCGAGATACGGCCTACTGCCCATGAGTATGGGCGCGTACGGACCGCGGCAGGAGCAATCCCGCTACTCGCCTGCCTCGGAGACCAGCAGGCGGCCATGCTCGGTCTCGGGGTGCTGAAGGAGGGTGACGGCGGGATCAACTACGGCACCGGCGGTTTTCTGATGGCGAACACGGGCGGAACGCTTGTCCCTGCCCCGGGACTCATGGCATCCGTGTATTATTCCAATGACCGCGAACAGCAGTACCTGCTCGAAGGAAGTGTGAACGCGGTGGGTGAAGCGCTGGAATGGGTCCGGAGCCGTCTCGGCCTATTCAAGGAGTACAGCGAGGTGGACGACCTCTGTTGGAAAGCGGCAACGCACGTGACAGCCTTCATCGGGTTGAACGGGATCGGGGCGCCGCATTGGGAAGCGGAAATGGCAAGCGCGTTCCATGGTCTGGAATTGGAAAGCACTTCCGCCGACATGGTCAGGGCCGTGGTGGAGGGCTTCGCCTTTTTCATGAAGGATATAGCAGAGGTGATGCGGACGGCCGGCGTTAATCCTGATTCGTTCACGCTGTCCGGCGGTTTATCGTCACTCAGCTACCTGGTCCAGATCCAGACCGATATCCTCGGCAGGGAAATCAGGATAAACCCGGTGCAGGAGGCCTCGGCGCTCGGCGCCGCCTTCCTCGCAGGCATGCAGCAGGGCGCGTGGACGGCTGACGACATTTCGCGAATGACGGCACAAGGAGAGATCGTGCGCGGTGAAACGAATCCGGGTCTGACGAAAAGGTACCTTCAGTGGAAGGAACTTCACCGCATGACAAGGGAGCTGGAAAAGAGATGA
- the sbtM gene encoding thio(seleno)oxazole modification radical SAM maturase SbtM — MKRVTNKNNDNLYRACRSVVGEEAWECFSKQWAIAIASHSLSTALPRKNSRSIPKFLPDLARLEETTFSASEKKGSIPNEVDRPRVNPTIQIIELSWKNLTTFLDPDQNCSTILPQRLNERILVFYHPRAGRVIARPATDEDLLVLKMIVEGISPETVAEPGKLPIGAVDRAFFRASAGGLVLTPPSRIRRDPAVFHSNNGIPGQYFSSPSFTLQWHITQACDLHCKHCYDRSDRTPMTLDQAVHILDDLRAFCKSRNVSGAVSFTGGNPLLHPAFTEIYRAAAERGFTAAILGNPASRARIEELIAIQMPAFFQVSLEGLREHNDSIRGPGHFDRILAFLDVLQELRASSMVMLTLTSENIDQVLLLAELLRGKADTFHFNRLSMVGEGANLTLPDARHYRAFLQSYLDAARTNPVMGIKDNLINIIRREQGREPFGGCTGYGCGAAFNFVTLLADGEVHACRKFPSPIGTINQLSIAEIYDAEPARRYRAGASACQTCPIRPVCGGCLASTNSHGLNVFEDKDPFCFMHDRVPSG; from the coding sequence ATGAAACGTGTGACAAACAAGAACAATGACAACCTCTATCGTGCATGCCGGTCTGTTGTGGGCGAAGAAGCATGGGAATGCTTCTCCAAACAATGGGCCATCGCGATTGCTTCGCATTCCCTCTCTACCGCTTTGCCACGGAAAAACAGCCGCTCGATACCAAAATTTCTGCCCGATCTCGCCCGTCTCGAGGAAACGACCTTCTCCGCATCGGAAAAGAAAGGATCGATCCCAAACGAGGTTGACCGGCCCCGCGTCAATCCCACCATCCAGATCATCGAGTTGTCCTGGAAGAACCTGACGACGTTCCTCGATCCGGACCAGAACTGTTCGACCATACTTCCGCAGCGATTGAATGAGCGGATCCTTGTATTTTACCATCCGCGTGCCGGCCGCGTGATTGCCCGGCCTGCTACGGACGAAGACCTTCTTGTTCTCAAAATGATCGTGGAGGGAATATCGCCGGAGACCGTAGCAGAGCCGGGGAAACTGCCCATAGGGGCCGTTGATCGGGCGTTCTTCCGCGCATCCGCGGGCGGCCTCGTGCTAACGCCGCCCTCGCGTATCCGGCGAGACCCCGCGGTCTTTCACAGCAACAACGGCATTCCCGGACAGTATTTCTCATCGCCGTCCTTCACGCTCCAATGGCATATCACCCAGGCCTGCGATCTGCACTGCAAGCACTGCTATGACCGGAGCGACCGCACGCCGATGACGCTCGATCAGGCAGTGCACATTCTCGATGACCTGCGCGCATTCTGCAAGAGCAGGAATGTTTCGGGGGCGGTTTCCTTCACCGGCGGCAACCCGCTCCTCCACCCGGCGTTCACGGAGATCTACCGGGCGGCTGCGGAGCGCGGCTTTACCGCGGCGATCCTCGGCAACCCTGCTTCACGCGCGCGGATCGAGGAACTGATCGCCATCCAGATGCCGGCTTTTTTCCAGGTGAGCCTGGAGGGCCTGCGGGAGCACAACGACAGTATCCGCGGCCCGGGCCATTTTGACAGAATACTGGCGTTCCTGGATGTTTTACAAGAACTCAGGGCATCATCCATGGTCATGCTGACCCTCACGAGTGAGAACATCGATCAGGTGCTGTTGCTCGCTGAGCTGCTGCGCGGAAAGGCGGATACCTTCCACTTCAACCGTCTCTCCATGGTCGGCGAAGGCGCGAACCTCACCTTGCCGGACGCCCGGCATTACCGCGCCTTTCTCCAATCATACCTCGACGCGGCAAGGACCAATCCTGTCATGGGGATCAAGGACAATCTTATCAACATCATTCGCCGGGAACAGGGCCGTGAACCCTTCGGCGGATGCACGGGCTACGGCTGCGGCGCTGCCTTCAACTTTGTTACGCTCCTCGCCGATGGCGAGGTACACGCATGTAGAAAATTTCCCTCGCCCATCGGCACGATCAATCAACTGAGCATCGCCGAGATATACGATGCGGAGCCGGCGCGCCGCTATCGCGCGGGGGCCTCGGCATGCCAAACATGCCCCATCCGCCCGGTCTGCGGCGGATGCCTCGCCAGCACCAACAGCCATGGGCTCAATGTCTTTGAGGACAAAGATCCCTTCTGCTTTATGCACGATCGTGTTCCGTCAGGATGA
- a CDS encoding DsrE family protein, translating into MKKSVLVVACMLLIIANAFGAQTVKMKSLTGLKQVKFVVDVNVGDAKSLLKRMELLDRTYRQLIAAGMKPVVVVAFRAKASFFITKGDGYVAPEEKDAKLEMKAWIERFKQAGFTIEQCAIAAEMLGIEVKDFLPQVEIVENGYVSLIGYQQQGYAFLPMD; encoded by the coding sequence ATGAAGAAGAGTGTTCTGGTTGTAGCATGTATGCTGCTGATTATTGCCAATGCATTTGGCGCTCAGACAGTAAAGATGAAGTCACTGACAGGGCTTAAGCAGGTCAAATTCGTTGTTGATGTCAACGTAGGTGATGCAAAATCGCTTCTGAAGCGGATGGAGCTCCTTGACAGGACGTACCGGCAGCTGATTGCGGCAGGGATGAAACCGGTCGTTGTTGTGGCCTTTCGCGCCAAAGCCAGTTTCTTCATTACAAAAGGGGATGGATATGTCGCCCCGGAGGAGAAGGACGCCAAGCTCGAAATGAAAGCATGGATAGAACGGTTCAAGCAGGCCGGGTTCACCATTGAGCAGTGCGCCATAGCAGCGGAGATGCTTGGAATTGAGGTGAAGGATTTTCTTCCCCAGGTGGAGATCGTGGAAAACGGCTACGTCTCGTTGATCGGATATCAGCAGCAGGGGTATGCATTTCTTCCCATGGACTGA